Below is a window of Ornithodoros turicata isolate Travis chromosome 7, ASM3712646v1, whole genome shotgun sequence DNA.
CTCTCTAATTTCAAGCCGTCATTCACACCGATGCAGAATACGTACGCCCATATCAACTGCGCTTTTGGCCTTCCtgaccggtatttttttttttttttggggggggggggggcaagattTCGGGGAGGGGCATTAGTGGGGAGCTAGCAAATATACGGGTCCTGCATATGCGTGCTCATTGTATGTATTTTTTCCGGAAGGATGTTGCGGCGGAGTCGGGGACCTTGCACAAATCTCGCAGTCTGTCGTCAGTGCTGAGATCAGTCAGGCGAAAAGCGGCGCTCAAGGGAACTGTGCAGCTGGATAATGTAGGACCGCCTCCCGCCTTTTTACCTCAGCGGCAGCAGGATGCAGTACCATCTCCTGGGTTTTTACCTCAGCTGCAGCAGGATGCAATACCACCTCCTGGGGTTTTACCTCAGCGTCTGGGTGACGCGGGACCGCCACCCCAGTTGCTACCGAAGAAGTCATCACTCAAGTCGAAGGCACTTGCGAAAGACGGGTCTGCTGCAAAGGCCCAGCCCAAAGTAGTGCAGACGCAGCTACCTCCCATCATGACACCTGACGTGAGAACGGAGATTCCACTTTAGACCAGGGTCGGATCCAGTGTTTTTCAGAGAtagtgggggggagggggggggggtctagcTTTGAACAGTATGCTACATACCCAAATGTCATCGCCCAAGTCAGTGCTTTTACTTGCTTCCAAAACAAACTCATTCTAAATGTTTCACCAGAACGTAACGCAGGTACTGTACTGTATTTCAAGTAGTTTTATaacataattttctgaagtaagACCTATTTTTATGAGTTTAATAACACCCTCGTGGAACAGCCTGTACATATACCCCGTCataacgaaagaaaagaaaaaagagtcgGTTGGGAACACATTCCTTCATCTATTTGAGATTGCTCAGACGTCAGAATGATTTCCGGTGTGCAGGTCGCGGGCATAGAACGGTTCTCAGCTGTTTCTCCAGGATCTCTCGTACCGTCGCAACCACCACCTCGGCCGCCCGTGGAGGCAAGACGTGCCCCACAAGCTCCAGCAGCTCCTCTGCTACCTCCACGCCCGACGGCCCCACGTCAGAGAAAGGTGTCGAGAAAGCCATCCAGCGTGTCAAAGGAGTCATCAGTGAAACACATGATACGAAGACTCCTCAGGATGCCGTCATCTCAGCCAAGTTTAATCGAACCGGTCCACACGTACGATTCCCACAAACATCAAACAGCGCAAGTGGCAGGGGCGTCCAATGTCCCTTCCGTCTCACAACAAGACCACAGAACAGCTGCCGCGACCAGCGCTGAGCCCACGAAAGCCATTGCCGAGGAAAAGCAACGGCCGGACGTCGGTAAATTGAGTTTGGTTCGTAGTGGCCCAGAGGGAGAAAACATCATGTGACGAGCGGACAGACAAGAGACGTAGAGCAAACGGCGAGATGACGTGacagtagtttatccagaatctcAAACATGAGGGGAGGGGGCGCAAAAAacttaagggggggggggggtcatcatTACAGCTTCGTCGTAAAGAAAAGCTTTGGTGGTGCCGCCAAAAATTTTGGGGtgctgggggagggggggggggtctggataaatcactgacgtGGCATGAGGCTCGGACGGTCACGTGTACGTGACGTACTTTGCCGTTGCTGTTTTCGCGCACTCGTCTTCTCGTCTCTGCCGACATCTCGCTCTACCCGGTGTGATGCCCCTCCCGAGGGGCTTCCTCAGTGGTGTCAGTAGCTTCGCACGTTAGTGTCCTAAATGCAGCTCGTGCCTAGAGCACTTGCAAAGCTACTGAGCACGGCACCGAGGAATTTCCTTAACGTACAAGAGGGTCCTAATGTCGCATCGAAGTCATAGTATGCATGAATCCGTTTTACCGAATTTGGAGGGACGCCCATAAGTTTGaaagcaatagacctctaccccaGAAACTTCATCATCACGTCgctagacagactgaaaccgaaacaaatcggaagctgggttccatgaatggctttcgggcgcgaccttgttcgccccctagcttcgagcgtagttcaactcaattggtggtgctgtcgaacactatgacgtcaaaCAGGGACAGACCTTACGAAAATAATTTTGCATCGCACCAACTTGTCCAAAATAACCCAACCCATCAACAAGCCAACTCGTGGACACTCGATACTGAATCCATTACCATTAATACCATTTAATTTAACATTTACATTTAATACCATTATTAAACAAGTCAGGCTCCCCCATCTTCCCACAAACGTGATTGTATGAATCTAGGGTGGACtctttcgggttaaatgcctacCCCAgcttcgggagggaaaaatcgggcgctattgaTTCGGGTGTTGTAGGTTTATTTCTGTCCTGCAAGCGACCCACATTTAAAGCTTCATGTATGGTCAAGCCTCCTGACGATTTAGTCAAGCACCACACGTCGTAGCATCAAATGTGCCGCGCATAGTTCTGTTGCACATAAATATTTATATCCGACATGCGCAATCAGATCGCTACGGAATAATTCATGTGATACGCCATCAGAATTGGGGAGAAGTAGGGTTTAAACTGAATAGGCTCGAATGTGCATGATTCGTGGGGTGGCGGGGGCAATCATGCGGAATCAAGTTTAACCCGAAAGTGTCAGTCCCTGCATGCCTATATATGCTATATCCCAGTGTAATGACCGATGTCTCGTGCAGTTAGCCCCGAAAAAACGCCAGTCTCCGTTGAAGAGCAAGCACCACCTCCTCCTGTCGTGGAAGTTCCCAACGATAATCCTCCCCAGGagcagaagaagaagcgaaAGAAAcataagaagaagaaacgtGAAGAGAAGCAAACTTGCAAGGGAGCTGCAAACAAGGACACTGCCGCGGGAAAAGACGCGAACTCCTTGTGATGCACGCAACGTGGCCTGAGTGTTTGCCACCCGGGCATGAGTATACTGTATGTGGCACCTTTGATGTATGTTTTTGTTATGCGTGATTTATGTTTGCAGTGCGTCCAAGCGAAATAGGTCGCACAGAATGCCGATCTCGATAAAACAATGGTAGACGTCTCACTGTTTGATACTACATGTGAAGTAGTGTTACATCTTGGGCTGTTTGGTACGTGTGGGACCCGTTGGAGTATGGAAGAGTCgtcgtttatttttatttatttacttatttttccGCCGGCACGTCCCATCTGGTCACATTGCTCCCGCGCCTTAGCAGACTGCTCTTGGCAGCCAATGAAAGTGCGCGCACTCGATCTTGACAGGTGACAGGTTCTGATGCCTTCGATGGTCCTTTAGAAACAGTAACCCTTCCTTACCCCAGTGCTCGTACAATAGAACTACAGACACAATATACACGAACTGGAATTTCGTCCCTTCCTGATGGCGAACGAACCTTCCATAATTTATCCCTGAAGGTATGCTCGCACGTAATTTCCTCTTTAGTAGTTCTCTCACGTGGTATTTTTTGTTTCGTGACCTATGTTGTACTGCTCTTACAGCATATGTATTGTCGCAAATGAAATTTAATTTCATTCTGGATGGGACGCCGCAGAGTTTCAGAGAAGCCTCAGCGTTCAGCACCCTCAGCGATCTCCATGTAATAGTTTCCGTcatagcaccgcgaagcaactgtggctatgtacgGCCTCAAGACGCGGGGAAATGGgaaaggaacaaaaggaaaGAGTGAGGGACAGCTAGAGACCGGTATTCGTTTGGACAATCTGCAGGAAAACTGAGTCATTGACGTTCAATATCAGTCTACTAAAGAGTAAAGCACGACACTCCTGTGCATGGGCGAATTTGTAACTTCGCATCTCTGTCGCATCGAATAACAActtcattcgagatgatgaatggggagtttcctcgccaggggcgatactctatcccattggCTGGTACCGCATCGAATGTCACGTTATCGGTAAGAGCTATCTGACACTCCAGACACTCAGGTGGGGGtcggtttctttgtcgaagtgtgtagtgggggaggggagaggggaAACCCAATGTATAAACAACTGTCGGTATGAGTgtcgtacaggcgtggacagatggagagaggatagcaggaaggagtggggggcaaGGGgttacgtcctgggccgacttcaaggggaaagtctgccggaaaacccaggaaaataAGCTAGGGAAACCTAGGGGAAACCCAAGACCGCACAGCCGGTACGGAACCACGAtgtcacgggagctggtaaatgTATAAACTAACGacctttgggggggggggggcaaggcgGCAGCAAGGAGGTGGCGTTGCACCCAGACGTCCTCCCCCCCCATTTTGTATCGTAacatagagtttcaattgaccGTGGTAGTGTACATATGATGCAAGACAgaacccccccaccccaccccacctcagacaaatcctggatccgcctcaGGCCTCAGGGGACATTTCGTATAATTCATCAACAGGAACTCCTCATGACTATTGGCATAACAATTATTCTATAAACTATAAAAACCTCTCCATAAAGTTCTCTCGTATTATCCCGCACCAAGCCCGAACCAACTCCGTGCTCGCATAGGGCAGAGTTCTCCATCGATATGGTCATGTCAGAAATGGCTACATCCAGTTCAAGTGCTTGCCGATCTTGTGATGCCGATTTATTGCATCCCGAACTCATGACGTCTCAGACAATACTGGATCTGCTGAAAGCAGTAAGAACGGTTACTCAGCAACGTTCATCTAGGGTTATAATGCCAACAGCATTgcagacagaacaaatacaatCATGCAAAGCGTTGGCGTTGCTGCGTTGTTAAGCGCATGTCTGCTTGAGCGGGAGTAGCTATGTAGAAGGGAGCTTAGCATTTCACCTATGTTCTTTGGCAATCGTTGGCATAAGGTTTGGTAGCTACAGCGCGGAATTTCTCGGCAATATTTACTGGTTTGCTCCTATCCAATGATCAGTCCGATCTCCCAGGATCCACGCAATGTGCCGGTATAATGCCGTGCTACTTCCCAGCCTGAGCGTCTTGCACAGCCAGGGTTGCGGACGGGTATCGGTAGAGAGTGCATATTTATGCATAGCATAGAACATGAGTGTTACACAGAGTGTACGCATTGAGTTATAATATCAAAGCATGATACAGACAATCTGTTTTACAGAAATATGTGAAACATCCCCGCCTAGAAGAGCTGGACAAGCCGTCCCTTGTGGAGCTGTATCACAACACAATACTTCCACTCCCACAGCGAGAGTACAAGAAAAGCCGCCTTGGAGAGTGTCTCAGCAAAAAAGCAGCACTTTTTGAAACACGAAAAAGGAAATCAGAAGCTGATAGCAATACCATAGCAAAACAGTACTTACAAATTCCTTACTGCTTCTTAAGTACTCTTGATATGTGCTTGCTAGCTTGATATATGTCAGTGGATAGAACAAGTGAAATTAATCATTTTTGTCTACATTTGCAGAGCTGCTAAAAGAAGCAAGTCTTCAGATGCAATGCCACCATCGCGGTTAAAACCACCACCCACAAAAGTTAATCCTGGCAAAACAAGAACTGTGCTGTGTCACAATTCTGGCTGTGAGTCAGACGACAAGGAGCCACTGCAGAACTCGCAAGAAACTGCAAAGGTACCTTTTGCACATGAGCGTGTAATTTTTGTCGATGCATGAAAATGTGCATTGCAACAGCACATGTTGCCTTTCTATTATGCATCTTTTGCCGCAGCCAAGAAAATCTAAAAGTAGTGAATCAGAAAGCACAGTGTCTCCGAGTAAGAAAAAGCACAGACCTATCACATGGCCTTAGTGGTTGATACTTGTGTGCGAAACCTAAGGGCAAACTTTGTGAGCTCAGGTAATTTGCATACAATTTGCATTACATGAATGTAATCATAACAAGTATTTGATTTTCAGGAGTGAAGAAGGTATGACCTGTTAACTTCTCAGCTGTTACCAGAAGCAAGACTGGTTTGGTTGTGCAATCCACAAGTGATCTTGCTGTCTTGATTGACTGCAAATGCATGGTAGGGAACACAAAATAAACCTTGCAATTTTTCATGCTGTGCCACATGCTCATGAGAAATAAGGTTGAGAGAAAAAAAGTTGTTTCTGTGTGTTGCTGTTAATGAGTCCACACAAGTGCAGCCAGCACCTCTTGATGATAGTAAGTCTGGCTTTTGAAATTATGTGTCAATTTTAAAATTTTAGTACAGTTAAATTTTTCTGACCCCCAAATAAGTAAATTGGTAGAGCTAAACGTGCCATGTAAATATATTAGTTTTTTTTAGTATCTAGTCATTTTTATTGCATGCTATAGGGTAGGGCATATTCCTGTAAAAACATCTCTGTAACAATttcatgatggaaagtaactgtacAGTAAAAGCAACAATTTCGTATCTGCCTTTTCCCTGCTTCTTCATCCTGACCGCCCAAGATCTAAGGTCATATCAAATACGGCGTCAGTAACAGTGTTTGGAAGTCCTCCTCAGGCCCTCTGCTGTGATTGGAAAATGTGATGCTGTCTTGACAAACAAATGTGGTTCGTGGGTGCCACTGTCATGCTTGAACAAAGCGAAAGTAGATGCTGTTTAACTGGTGTCCCGCATGTTCAGTTTGAACTGAGAATATGGTGATACAGCATCATGCCGTTTAGTTTTAACAGAAAAGGGCCGATTGGATATGCGAATGACTAtccaatgtacgcacgtgtaaAACAGATATGACAGGTATGTTGCGGGGCTAATCATTTTCATCACATTACCATTATAACAGTAGCTAGACTTATTTCACCACGTTATCCCTAACGATAGCACAGATGATAAAGTTGGTATGAAGATTTGTGTGTACTGCACGTGTACCATGAAAGAAGCTGTCTgataaaacgacgataaaaccggagacacggaacaaaaaagaTGACGCGACACAGCTGTCTGATGTTCCGGCAACTACATGCAACTGACCGGTCTTCACTCGCTTGATGTGCCTTGAAGACTTGAGGCATTGTCATACGAAGTCCAAACTGTGAGAAGGCATTTTGTGCACTCAACACGGAACACCTCTCATCAAGAccctgcattaattcatcggatgctACCCAATgcggcttttacagctcagtggcattaCTGCCTGAGACAAGTTGATTCTCCCAGCTGctgtcactgtggtgctctagagcacattcttcttcattgcccacactaccatcCTTTCTGAACCACACTTtcagggtctcttaatcagcagGGCTCTCGCCTCCTCActttgtcaaaattgcttggttgCTGGCCAAATCCAACCCGTCAAAGCGTCTATTCTTGCGTTTGGTGACCAAGAGCGAGgcaggctccgcctcctggatgccggcCAATAGTAGGACGCAgggggcaggcacttcccaagcctctgctctcgcctaaaaAATGGTGCAGCGTTACTGCTTCAcatgtcgcaaggcttctgccatggcgcaccaatatAAAGAGAGAAGTTTCTTATGTTATGTTTAAAACAGTTGCCACTGTTCAAAATCGATGACTCAATGATTGTAATCAAATTCGATGATTGTAGGCTAACGAACTAGACGCCGCTGCAGAAACGGAACGACATGGATTCATTGGAATGAAATAGGCACCACAAAACATACACTAAATTCTTCCCATAATAAATGATGAAATTGCCATACACTATTGATGACCAATGCTGGGCCCATTCCAAGACCACAATatccaaaccaaaccaaccaaaCTACCCAAATTTCTGTACCGCagaaattgaaataaattgaataaTTCAACTTCGCCCTAAGTATAACACAGTACCTTCTGCTGCTTGCCCTTGGGCTACTGTTCTAGCATGCATGATGGGCTTTGTTTTCCAGTTAATAAGCACCTACTGTGTTTAAAATGAGCATTTGTCATTGATTTTGGGATAATTTGCATGGCGACACAACACAACAGTTGTGCTATCGTTTGTTGTTTGTCCTCAAAACTTGGTGTATGGCCGCTCAAGCACACCTTCAATTACTTGTTTTGTTACACACATAGTGCTACGGGGCAGATGCCATTCATCTGGTGCACCAACTGACGCATAAGCAAAGATAACCATCATGAATAGATGCGAATTAAAAAGGCCTTCCGTTTGCCACTGTGTCCTTTGTCCGTACAGCTGATTACGAGAATTCATGAGGGCTGTCACCCCTTCAATTGCTTCTGGTGAAGGAATGGCACAATCTTACCTGTTACATACCATGTTCACTCAGGAAAGTCTGATGTATGGATACATGCTTTATGTATCATATGCCTGCCTACCATTGCGTTACCGTGGGCAAAACTGCACTCCGGTGACATGGGAAGTTTGTTCCTGCTGCAGCAATCACATTATCCCGCAAATTGTTGCTTGTATTGCTGTGGTACCTATGGCTGGATATTTTGTCACAAGTTTGATAAGCAAACTGATAGTTTAGTTCTGGGACCAGTGTTTTGTAATTTGGGTAGAAATCgacgataattgtgccttcgcgTGTTAtcaggtgtttttgtttctcttcttgcctgttaagtcctttcctagtcttttttttttcctttgtggGGGGGGTGTGTGACCTACTAGAGCTAATCTCCGAAGGCGGACAGTGCtgacacatgggtgtattgctgggaataTCAGTGGCCCAATCTTatatgtgttacacgtggcgacctttgttcatCTTCAGTGGAAACATCACTtgggatttcatagtgactggaattttgggagaaatcgggtttaatccGAATTGGTTGGAGGCCAGTTTGGGGGGAATACCCGGGCGGAATCGGATTTAACCCGAtaaagtcactccctaagtatACTATAATACATAGTCATGTGCAGCAACAAGGCAGGACGCATTGAAATTCTGTTGAAGTGCACATGAAAAAACAGAAGCGACTGGAAGCCTCTCTGCAAATCTCTACTTGCTGTGCGCATCGCATTTCACGGATAAGGAGACAATGCAGCAGCAAGTGCACATTGACCTCTGGTTCAGTCTTGAGAGCGAAGCTGTTGCTGGAATATACAAAGTGCTGTGAGCAACTTCCGAAGAATCCTTCCTGCCTAAGTCGATCGAAGACGTTTGCGTGCTATTCCCGTTTCATTAGTGAACCCAAATTCTTTGAAGACAATCTCTGCCCAGGAAGCAGACTACCTGCCATACCGGGGAACCCTTGGCACACGAGAAACGCAAGAGTCATACCTCCTTGTGTGACAATGGTACCACTAGAGGAATCCGATGTGGAAATTCAGTTTGTTGATGTTTCTACATTTTCCAAATTGGACACTGTTGTACGATGGCCACAACGAAAGGTCATCGAGACCTCTTTCTTAACTTACAAGTCCTCGATGTCCAGTCCACAACACACTTTGAGAGGTCTGTCAGCAACTAACAGTTCCTCGTATCTTTGGGTGTCTCGAGAGAGTGCGTTGTATGGTGGTCACTGTACTGCACAGTCCTCTGTTGCCCATGAATACTACGTGCTATTGCCAGGAGCCAACAGAAGGTCTATGTTGAGAGCCTCAAATTATTTCACCACCGTTCTGAGGTTATGGGCCCATTGTTAACCACAGGGTTTCTTGACAGAACGGGCAGTTGCAGATGTTGCTGTAGTATAGGTATGGCTATAGATCCTCTCTCGTGGGAAAGAGTGTTAAGAGCAGCTTGTGGTCAGTCGCTCAGTGAAAACATGAGCCTAACGTACATTCACAAATCCTATTGCACACTTTTGTCACTGCTGGTGCTCCTCTTTCCACAGTACACTACTACTCCACTGGTGTCAATGGGTCTAAATGAGTATTTGACTGAGTGACGACGGCAGTCGGGATCTTCCTGGAACAGGGTCACTCCCAGGTCGAATAATGATGCATCAGCTGTCAGCAGCGGGATGCAGTGTCCCGTCAAATGGCTGTTGCAGTGCCTTGTGCAAGCCTATGGCATAATGATTTTGTCCTCTCAACCAGTCTGGCAAAAAATTTCGTTACGTAACTCAGTGCACTGAAAAACGAGTGTTGCTCAGCAACAGACACTGGCTCTTCCACCTTTTGGATCTCTGCCAGAATTCGtgttgcttaaaaaaaaaacaaatcttGTTCCTCCTGCACACGGGTACCAGTACCCTTCGTGTTTACGGCACAGCACCAAGACGTCTGTTGTGCTCTCTGTGCCTCGAACTAAGAGGTTGTCTACACGCCATATCCTGGTTTAAAGTATGTGTAGCGTCTCATGTTGTAAAATTCGAATGCAGCAGTAACACCAGAcagtaggaaaacaaaacaaaaagaacataGTACCAACCCACTTGCATAACGAAGCTTATGAGAACACACCCTTCTGGCAAGAGCAGTGTTGCACATATTCAGCAGAAGATGAGTACCAGTAAACCAGAAGAAAGTAAGACTGTAACCCCCCccgccactccttcctgctgtcctttctgcATCTGTCAACCActcatagacacagttgctttgcagcgctaacacgaaggaaaaaaaaaaagaagcctgAAAGAATGAACATGGCCATATTGTAAGTATGTGGTCTTTTGCTTCTGGGCATCAAGCTTGCCAAGCTGCCTTGGAAAGTTTCAATATCACCATACAGACATTTGGTAAACATAGCATCCCCTAAACTGGCCCTAAAGTTTTCTTGCAATTGTTTTTACGTACATGCATTGAACAGCATATAGCGTGTTGAACGTAATGCTCGTTTGAACTATGCTCACGGAGTTACCACAATCCTAATAGCTATGAACGTATTGCTGAAACAAACACATAAGCGTGGTATTGTTCACCTCATGTGCTGGCCTTTGTCAGAAGCctaattgcaaaatatataAGATTACAACAACTTAGAAACACAGCATTTATTGTCTTACAAGCCCAACCAAAAAAGAAATACTTTATATTGCTGTAAGAACATAGTTGAAAATATATCACAAATGGCTCATTCAAAATAAATGCTAATGAAAGCATATGGAATATGTTAAATATATATTTTCTCGCTTACTCA
It encodes the following:
- the LOC135399899 gene encoding uncharacterized protein LOC135399899; its protein translation is MVMSEMATSSSSACRSCDADLLHPELMTSQTILDLLKAKYVKHPRLEELDKPSLVELYHNTILPLPQREYKKSRLGECLSKKAALFETRKRKSEADSNTIAKQAAKRSKSSDAMPPSRLKPPPTKVNPGKTRTVLCHNSGCESDDKEPLQNSQETAKPRKSKSSESESTVSPSKKKHRPITWP